One Gossypium hirsutum isolate 1008001.06 chromosome A11, Gossypium_hirsutum_v2.1, whole genome shotgun sequence genomic window carries:
- the LOC107924701 gene encoding 50S ribosomal protein L11, chloroplastic has protein sequence MASSLSTFHHLSSSFSPRTIDNAKLSSSLCPSLTTLSSNPNISLQFLNRKQPPFVSSTPRFLTVIAMAPPKPGGKAKKVVGLIKLALEAGKATPAPPVGPALGAKGVNIMAFCKDYNARTADKVGYVIPVEITVYDDRSFTFILKTPPASVLLLKAAGVEKGAKDPKQEKVGKITIDQLRAIATEKLPDLNCTTIESAMRIIAGTAANMGIDIDPPVLEPKKKKLVL, from the exons ATGGCATCTTCTTTATCCACTTTCCATCACCTCAGCTCTTCATTTTCACCCCGAACCATCGACAATGCCAAACTTTCATCTTCTCTTTGTCCTTCACTCACCACCTTATCTTCAAACCCCAACATTTCTCTCCAATTCCTCAACAGAAAACAACCCCCATTCGTCTCTTCAACTCCAAGGTTCTTAACTGTTATCGCCATGGCTCCTCCTAAACCGGGTGGCAAAGCCAAGAAAG TGGTTGGGCTGATAAAATTAGCTCTGGAGGCAGGCAAGGCGACACCGGCGCCGCCTGTCGGACCGGCGCTTGGAGCAAAGGGTGTAAATATAATGGCCTTCTGTAAGGATTACAATGCTAGAACTGCTGATAAAGTTGGTTATGTTATCCCTGTCGAAATTACTGTCTACGAT GACCGAAGCTTTACTTTCATTTTGAAGACACCCCCTGCTTCTGTTTTGTTACTGAAGGCAGCAG GAGTGGAGAAAGGTGCCAAGGACCCGAAACAAGAGAAAGTGGGGAAGATCACGATCGATCAATTACGTGCAATCGCTACTGAAAAGCTACCTGATCTGAATTGTACAACCATTGAGTCGGCTATGAGAATTATCGCTGGGACAGCTGCTAATATGGGAATTGACATCGATCCACCGGTTCTCGAaccgaaaaagaaaaaattggttCTGTAG
- the LOC107924319 gene encoding uncharacterized protein translates to MVLVSVFLEILRKPTIGDVLKELMIFIAPLWIAVIVGVLVGWAWKPKWANIGREMMIDCSVSKDSTPASSDSSSTSFNLISSLNSIKFLLPSCISWITDDEAQSDPFSLPPTVDSNCSSSQIPKGKTSFVTNEDLEHFVNLVEEKDGGPAWIHMMDCSTPTMFYQAWQRDLEAGPTEYRSRTVFEDTTPEMVRDFFWDDEFRPKWDNMLVSAATMEECPTTGTMVVHWVRKFPFFCSDREYMFGRRIWESGRAYYCVTKGVPYASVPRKNKPRRVDLYYSSWLIRAVESRRGDGQLTACEVLLFHHEDMGIPWKIAKVGVRQGMWGTVKKIDPGLRAYQKERTSGNTLSHCAFMAQINSKISADYLRSFESKSNDSSELETHNSSEKPSGKNIPKLLVVGGAIALACSFDRGLLTKAVIFGVARRFANIGKRL, encoded by the exons ATGGTTTTGGTGTCGGTTTTTTTGGAGATTTTAAGGAAACCCACAATTGGGGATGTTTTGAAGGAGCTAATGATTTTCATAGCTCCTTTATGGATTGCTGTAATTGTTGGTGTTTTAGTCGGATGGGCTTGGAAGCCAAAGTGGGCAAATATAGGCAGAGAAATGATGATTGATTGCTCTGTCTCTAAAGATTCAACACCTGCATCTTCAGATTCTTCATCTACAAGTTTTAATCTCATTTCAAGCTTGAATTCGATCAAATTTCTATTGCCTAGTTGCATCTCTTGGATTACAGATGATGAAGCTCAAAGCGATCCTTTTTCTTTGCCACCCACCGTTGATTCTAATTGCAG TTCATCACAGATTCCAAAGGGGAAAACTAGTTTTGTGACAAATGAGGATTTAGAgcattttgttaatttagttgAAGAAAAAGATGGAGGACCTGCTTGGATTCATATGATGGATTGTTCTACTCCGACTATGTTTTATCAAGCTTGGCAAAGAGATCttgag GCTGGTCCTACGGAATATCGTAGCCGAACCGTTTTCGAAGACACCACTCCCGAGATGGTGAGGGATTTCTTTTGGGACGATGAGTTTCGACCCAAGTGGGATAACATGCTTGTTAGTGCTGCAACTATGGAGGAATGTCCCACCACTGGGACCATGGTGGTTCATTGGGTTCGCAAG TTTCCTTTCTTCTGCAGTGATAGAGAATACATGTTCGGTCGTCGGATTTGGGAGTCCGGGCGTGCATATTATTGTGTTACTAAG GGAGTACCATATGCTTCTGTACCGAGGAAAAACAAACCCAGGCGTGTCGATTTATACTATTCCAGTTGGTTAATCCGTGCAG TTGAATCAAGGAGAGGAGACGGTCAGCTAACTGCATGCGAGGTGTTACTTTTCCATCACGAAGATATGGGTATACCATGGAAAATTGCAAAGGTTGGCGTCCGGCAAGGCATGTGGGGAACCGTCAAGAAGATCGACCCCGGCCTACGTGCATATCAAAAGGAAAGAACATCCGGAAATACGCTATCCCATTGCGCTTTCATGGCTCAGATAAACAGTAAAATAAGTGCAGACTATCTGAGATCCTTTGAAAGCAAAAGTAATGATTCATCAGAGCTCGAAACACATAATTCATCTGAGAAACCGTCGGGGAAAAACATTCCCAAACTTTTAGTTGTCGGTGGGGCTATCGCCCTTGCTTGTAGTTTTGATCGAGGCCTCTTGACCAAAGCTGTTATATTCGGAGTAGCTCGAAGGTTTGCAAACATCGGAAAGAGATTGTAA